The following proteins are encoded in a genomic region of Rhodoferax aquaticus:
- a CDS encoding type VI immunity family protein, with translation MSTPYPKRSGVVLSPLQGIAQYLDELQFTDQGRVVVNPVLFATIFFERGAYPDVRQGVLACLDAFEERFGEHLHGGRVGGGKYTAKTAKGMQAMRKLLSDSKPYEGVEFVRSDVTDQYTAPDFMVEAYTPAAFVGDDLGDGGFVSYLKFVLPWSMATDDKDLVQYHDFLRFVCQSLPVRGGYGGLTPVLPFDFDRYQPQEYALARRFTGLEMDCNAVFEAHTYRIQSIEGEEPKIICYNELKPGAKVTAVGHIKGVNWYTLLGDVFVDRLGGEAALCQQLARPDIGVERQGQCLLIRAGDLPRLGAPEEGLIEPYAFVNRAVRSLRIPEHGGMHTYMEAVERADSDNTQAWITRFDLPEDGPVRPWQPGDVVRQAPPRETLSAQPGQAVPRAGVWQTPAILEKRSLTLAAGEKLPFTAQDKGGNAVVWFWKAEK, from the coding sequence ATGAGCACCCCTTACCCCAAACGCTCCGGCGTGGTTCTAAGTCCTTTGCAGGGCATTGCGCAGTACCTCGATGAACTGCAATTCACAGACCAAGGCCGTGTGGTTGTGAACCCGGTGTTGTTTGCCACCATATTTTTTGAGCGTGGTGCCTACCCTGACGTGCGCCAAGGCGTGTTGGCCTGTCTGGATGCGTTTGAAGAACGCTTTGGCGAGCACCTGCACGGCGGGCGTGTAGGCGGGGGCAAATACACCGCCAAAACCGCCAAGGGCATGCAGGCCATGCGCAAGCTGCTCAGTGACTCCAAGCCCTATGAGGGGGTGGAGTTCGTCCGCTCGGATGTGACAGACCAGTACACCGCGCCGGACTTTATGGTCGAGGCCTACACGCCTGCGGCTTTTGTAGGCGATGACCTCGGTGATGGTGGGTTCGTGTCCTACCTCAAGTTTGTGCTGCCCTGGAGCATGGCCACCGATGACAAAGACTTGGTGCAGTACCACGACTTTTTGCGATTTGTCTGCCAAAGCTTGCCTGTGCGGGGGGGGTATGGGGGACTAACGCCCGTGCTGCCATTCGACTTTGACCGCTATCAACCCCAAGAATACGCCTTGGCTCGCCGCTTTACTGGTTTGGAAATGGACTGCAATGCAGTCTTTGAAGCTCATACCTATCGGATTCAGTCTATTGAAGGGGAAGAGCCAAAGATCATTTGCTACAACGAGCTCAAGCCGGGCGCAAAGGTAACGGCAGTGGGGCACATCAAAGGCGTGAACTGGTACACGCTGTTGGGCGACGTGTTTGTAGACAGGCTAGGTGGTGAGGCTGCGCTGTGCCAACAATTGGCACGGCCTGATATTGGTGTGGAACGTCAGGGCCAGTGCTTGCTGATTCGTGCCGGTGACTTGCCAAGACTGGGAGCGCCCGAAGAGGGCTTGATAGAGCCCTATGCCTTTGTCAACCGTGCAGTGCGCAGTCTGCGCATTCCAGAGCATGGCGGCATGCACACCTATATGGAGGCCGTGGAGCGCGCTGACTCGGACAACACACAGGCGTGGATTACACGCTTCGATTTGCCAGAGGACGGCCCGGTTCGGCCCTGGCAACCCGGTGACGTCGTGCGGCAAGCGCCGCCGCGCGAAACCCTCAGCGCCCAACCCGGCCAAGCCGTGCCCCGCGCAGGCGTGTGGCAAACCCCGGCCATACTGGAGAAGCGCAGTCTCACTCTGGCTGCAGGCGAGAAGCTGCCCTTTACCGCCCAAGACAAAGGCGGCAATGCGGTGGTGTGGTTCTGGAAGGCTGAGAAGTAA
- a CDS encoding LacI family DNA-binding transcriptional regulator → MASSPSAPPRKSRASGRLTLDDVAAAAGVSRITASRALRGERSVGAELVARVAQAAQTLGYVPDPAARALASARSRTVVVLVPLLSNNLFVDLLEAVHRSLHPAGYQILIGVTHYQADEEEALLASYLAHRPAGLLVTGFDRTQRCKDMIAQSGVPCVHLMETSTDPAVHCVGFSQTQAGGAMTEHLLAQGRQRIAFAAAQLDPRVMQRLDGYRMAMQAAGLWDAELEWLSPAPSSMALGAQLLEQNLARHPDVDAIFYCNDDLAQGGLLAALRLHIAVPQQLAVAGFNDLAGSDQMLPTLTTIRTPRRQIGHSAAQMLLHLMRDEPIDTHSVDLGWELVQRQST, encoded by the coding sequence ATGGCTTCTTCACCCTCTGCACCTCCTCGAAAAAGCCGCGCTTCCGGGCGCCTGACCTTGGATGACGTGGCCGCGGCGGCCGGAGTGAGCCGCATCACAGCCTCTCGGGCTTTGCGGGGCGAGCGCAGCGTGGGTGCCGAGCTGGTGGCTCGGGTGGCGCAGGCCGCGCAGACCTTGGGCTACGTGCCCGACCCGGCCGCACGTGCCTTGGCCAGTGCGCGCAGCCGCACAGTGGTTGTACTGGTTCCGCTCTTGTCGAACAACCTGTTTGTGGACTTGCTAGAGGCTGTGCATCGCAGCTTGCATCCGGCGGGTTACCAAATCTTGATAGGCGTGACCCATTACCAAGCGGACGAAGAAGAAGCGCTCTTGGCCAGTTACTTGGCGCACCGCCCTGCGGGGCTTTTGGTCACTGGGTTTGACCGCACCCAGCGCTGCAAAGACATGATTGCCCAAAGTGGCGTGCCGTGTGTACACCTGATGGAAACATCGACCGACCCCGCCGTGCATTGCGTGGGCTTTTCGCAAACCCAAGCGGGGGGCGCGATGACCGAGCATCTGTTGGCGCAAGGCCGTCAGCGGATTGCGTTTGCAGCGGCACAGCTGGACCCACGCGTTATGCAGCGCTTAGACGGTTACCGTATGGCTATGCAGGCGGCAGGACTCTGGGATGCGGAGCTTGAGTGGCTCAGCCCCGCGCCGTCTTCCATGGCTTTGGGCGCACAGCTGCTGGAGCAGAACTTGGCCCGCCACCCTGATGTGGACGCTATTTTTTATTGCAACGACGACTTGGCCCAAGGGGGCTTGTTGGCGGCACTGCGCTTGCACATTGCCGTGCCACAGCAGTTGGCGGTGGCTGGATTCAATGACTTGGCGGGCAGCGACCAAATGCTGCCCACGCTCACCACCATCCGCACACCGCGCAGGCAAATTGGCCACAGTGCCGCACAAATGCTTTTGCATTTGATGCGCGATGAGCCCATAGACACCCATAGCGTGGACCTGGGTTGGGAGCTGGTTCAACGCCAAAGCACCTGA
- a CDS encoding FAD-dependent monooxygenase, with the protein MDKKILIVGGGIGGMAAALACTRSGLTVRLTERAAAFGEVGAGVQLGPNSVQVLEGWGLGKQLKAVAAFPQELCVRNAKSGAVLARMPLGKSMVEQYGSPYATIARADLHSLLLTALCRSGSARLMLDSEVTSVTQDKDSVSVQLAAPEGHSPQILKADVLVGADGLWSRVRSQILHTGGPRVTGHLAYRAMLKQSDLPVTLRSQVVTAWMGPGYHVVQYPVGAGEWLNVVAIVHGELQGDLASWDHSGNAKELRIALAGAASPLWDLLHAIPDWRLWALCDRPPMRSAAEHAVGRVALLGDAAHPMRPYLAQGAGMALEDAAELARVLVKSGVPVDKALRAYAARRWRRNAKVQARSIRNGHIFHLRGPFAFGRDATLRLLGKRVLDVPWLYQGPDQV; encoded by the coding sequence ATGGATAAAAAAATACTCATTGTGGGCGGTGGCATAGGCGGCATGGCCGCTGCACTTGCCTGCACGCGTAGTGGATTGACAGTCCGCCTCACCGAGCGCGCCGCCGCATTTGGTGAAGTGGGGGCGGGCGTACAACTGGGCCCCAACAGCGTTCAAGTGTTGGAAGGCTGGGGCCTGGGCAAGCAGCTGAAGGCGGTGGCCGCCTTTCCCCAAGAGCTTTGCGTACGCAATGCCAAAAGCGGTGCGGTGCTGGCGCGCATGCCATTGGGCAAGAGCATGGTGGAGCAGTACGGCTCGCCCTACGCCACCATTGCGCGGGCTGACCTGCACTCCCTGTTGCTCACGGCCTTGTGCCGCAGCGGCTCCGCCCGACTCATGCTGGACAGCGAAGTGACATCCGTTACGCAAGACAAAGACAGCGTGAGTGTGCAACTGGCCGCGCCCGAGGGACACAGCCCCCAAATTCTTAAAGCCGATGTGCTGGTGGGGGCCGATGGGCTGTGGAGCCGCGTGCGCTCCCAAATCTTGCACACCGGGGGACCCAGGGTGACCGGGCATTTGGCTTACCGTGCCATGCTGAAGCAGTCTGACTTGCCTGTCACTTTGCGTAGCCAAGTGGTTACCGCTTGGATGGGACCTGGCTACCATGTGGTTCAGTACCCGGTGGGGGCTGGGGAGTGGCTCAATGTGGTGGCCATCGTACATGGCGAACTGCAGGGCGACTTAGCCAGTTGGGACCACAGTGGCAATGCCAAAGAGTTGCGCATTGCCTTAGCGGGCGCCGCATCGCCCTTGTGGGACCTTTTGCATGCCATTCCCGACTGGCGGTTGTGGGCCTTGTGCGACCGTCCACCCATGCGCAGCGCCGCAGAGCATGCAGTGGGGCGTGTGGCTTTGTTGGGTGACGCGGCGCACCCCATGCGACCTTACCTAGCACAAGGCGCAGGCATGGCCCTGGAAGACGCCGCAGAGCTAGCCCGGGTGTTGGTGAAGTCTGGTGTGCCTGTGGATAAGGCGCTTAGAGCCTATGCCGCCCGGCGTTGGCGCCGCAATGCCAAGGTGCAGGCGCGGTCGATTCGCAATGGGCATATTTTTCACCTGCGCGGGCCTTTTGCGTTTGGGCGTGATGCCACGCTCAGACTCTTGGGTAAGCGCGTGTTGGATGTGCCTTGGCTCTACCAAGGACCTGACCAGGTGTGA
- a CDS encoding substrate-binding periplasmic protein, producing the protein MRKLLLLAALCLPLLAGAQEKTLVAAADPYPPYVDPQMPGDGLAMEIARAAFKTQGYRVKLEMMPWARAEKGVMDGRFDILVDVWRTEARVKEMLFSVPYAVSKIKFLKRKDDPFEFNGLDSLSGKRIGVIRGYGYNDAFNAATHFTREEVTGLDLNIKKLLLKRIDLTPEDEIAAKVFMRRLEPNIAEQLDFTSNALATNPLYVSAGLKNPRHKEIIEAFNKGMQTIKADGTLIAIEKRYGLVK; encoded by the coding sequence ATGCGCAAACTACTGCTACTTGCGGCGCTGTGCCTACCCCTGCTGGCGGGGGCTCAAGAGAAAACACTGGTCGCCGCGGCGGACCCATACCCCCCTTACGTGGACCCGCAAATGCCCGGCGATGGCTTGGCCATGGAAATTGCCCGCGCCGCGTTTAAAACCCAGGGCTACCGCGTCAAGCTGGAGATGATGCCTTGGGCCCGTGCCGAAAAAGGTGTGATGGATGGCCGTTTCGACATTTTGGTAGATGTGTGGCGCACGGAAGCCCGGGTCAAAGAGATGCTGTTTAGCGTGCCCTATGCGGTGAGCAAAATAAAATTTTTAAAGCGCAAAGACGATCCGTTTGAGTTCAATGGTTTGGACAGCCTGAGTGGCAAACGCATAGGGGTCATTCGGGGCTACGGTTACAACGATGCGTTCAATGCAGCCACCCACTTCACCCGTGAAGAAGTCACCGGGCTTGATCTCAATATCAAAAAACTGTTGCTCAAACGCATTGACCTCACACCCGAGGACGAAATTGCCGCCAAAGTGTTTATGCGCCGTTTGGAGCCCAATATCGCCGAGCAACTGGACTTCACCAGCAATGCCTTGGCGACCAACCCGTTGTACGTATCCGCAGGGCTCAAGAACCCTAGGCACAAAGAAATCATCGAAGCCTTTAACAAAGGCATGCAGACCATCAAGGCGGATGGCACGCTCATAGCGATTGAAAAGCGATACGGCTTAGTCAAGTAG
- a CDS encoding threonine aldolase family protein, producing MSQTPAPEFHTALSSLARPERTLASDNSAGAHPAVVQAFVDCNTGHALAYGADPWTQEALGRFKTIFGDQTESLLVWGGTGANVMALTSLLQAGECVVCSDQAHIAVSETGAPERAMGAKLLLLPSPDGKIRPEQVTALRSMVGNQHSAQPGVLSITQCTEMGAVYSAQEVKALCIEAKKLGMRVHMDGARFANAVAAAGGTLADARAMTVDAGVDVLSFGGTKAGLAFGEAVVYFNPVYAKRAIYVRKQVNQLPSKMRFVAAQFNALLQDDLWIGLGLHSNAMAQRLYEATRHLPGVSYPLAPTSNGLFPILPQAAIAPLAQWCMFWNWEPAIHQVRWLTGWDTTAQDVDRFAAGVAALLQE from the coding sequence ATGTCCCAAACCCCTGCCCCAGAATTTCACACTGCCCTCTCCTCCCTGGCACGCCCTGAGCGCACACTTGCCAGCGACAACTCAGCGGGCGCACACCCCGCAGTGGTGCAAGCCTTTGTGGACTGCAACACCGGCCATGCGCTAGCCTATGGCGCTGACCCATGGACCCAAGAGGCATTGGGCCGTTTCAAAACCATTTTTGGCGATCAAACCGAGAGCTTGCTAGTGTGGGGGGGAACCGGTGCCAATGTGATGGCGCTGACCTCTTTGCTGCAAGCGGGTGAGTGCGTGGTGTGCAGCGACCAAGCCCACATTGCGGTGTCAGAGACGGGTGCGCCCGAGCGCGCCATGGGTGCCAAGCTGCTGCTGCTGCCCTCGCCCGACGGCAAAATTCGCCCCGAGCAAGTCACCGCTTTGCGCAGCATGGTGGGTAACCAGCACTCGGCGCAACCCGGCGTGCTGTCCATCACCCAGTGCACTGAGATGGGCGCGGTCTACAGTGCGCAAGAAGTCAAGGCCTTGTGCATCGAGGCCAAGAAGCTGGGCATGCGCGTACATATGGACGGTGCCCGCTTTGCCAATGCCGTGGCTGCTGCGGGTGGCACCTTGGCCGACGCCCGCGCCATGACGGTGGATGCGGGCGTGGACGTGCTGAGCTTTGGCGGCACCAAGGCGGGCCTGGCCTTTGGTGAAGCTGTGGTGTACTTCAACCCCGTGTATGCCAAGCGCGCCATCTATGTGCGCAAACAGGTGAACCAGCTGCCCTCCAAAATGCGCTTTGTGGCGGCCCAGTTCAATGCCTTGCTGCAAGACGACCTATGGATTGGGCTCGGCCTGCACAGCAACGCCATGGCGCAGCGCCTGTATGAGGCCACACGCCATTTGCCCGGCGTGAGCTACCCCTTGGCGCCTACGTCCAATGGGCTCTTTCCCATCTTGCCGCAGGCTGCTATTGCGCCGCTGGCCCAGTGGTGCATGTTTTGGAATTGGGAGCCTGCCATTCACCAAGTGCGCTGGCTCACTGGGTGGGACACCACAGCGCAAGATGTAGACCGTTTCGCCGCTGGTGTAGCCGCGCTTTTGCAGGAATAG
- a CDS encoding 4Fe-4S dicluster domain-containing protein, with the protein MTNPNNNHTLSARGNASHFKHPPGFLVPHVNPNRCEGKGPCVDVCPVDVFAMGTLPKDQRSTLTLKGKVKGFVHGWKQVHVVHPEACRACGLCVTACPEKAITLQRGAP; encoded by the coding sequence ATGACAAACCCAAACAACAACCACACTCTCAGCGCACGCGGCAACGCCAGCCATTTCAAGCACCCGCCCGGCTTTTTGGTTCCTCACGTCAACCCCAACCGCTGTGAGGGCAAGGGCCCGTGTGTGGACGTGTGCCCGGTCGATGTGTTTGCCATGGGCACACTGCCCAAAGACCAGCGCTCCACCCTCACACTGAAAGGCAAAGTCAAAGGCTTTGTGCACGGTTGGAAGCAAGTCCACGTGGTTCACCCCGAGGCTTGCCGGGCCTGCGGACTGTGCGTCACCGCGTGCCCCGAGAAGGCCATCACCCTGCAGCGCGGCGCGCCCTAA
- a CDS encoding MBL fold metallo-hydrolase has protein sequence MKPSHHLGNQRFGNTDPRVVIGNFPWYEMVWRSLRGDFKPQSEPAGGYAAFARAWSVPVDHARLAQRQEAPVVTWLGHVSILLQVAGLNVLMDPTLADYAGPMGRVGAPRRVPAPLSPEQLPLIDVVLISHNHYDHLCDASIGRLMASGQRPRFVVPLGLKAWFDRRNIENVTELDWWGSVPLSDTVRVHFTPAQHWSRRTPWDTNASLWGGYMLEWTQPSQAAWRFLFPGDTGYSQDFKTIRQRLGAVDFLALPIGAYLPRDFMKSMHVNPEDAVQMMLDLEAKQCMGVHWGTFMLTQEAFDHPPRDLAAALKAHGLPLERVWLLRHGETRAISLAA, from the coding sequence ATGAAACCTTCTCACCACCTTGGCAACCAGCGCTTTGGCAACACCGACCCCCGTGTGGTCATTGGCAACTTCCCTTGGTATGAAATGGTGTGGCGCTCACTGCGCGGCGACTTCAAGCCCCAGTCGGAGCCTGCGGGTGGCTACGCGGCATTTGCCCGCGCGTGGAGCGTGCCGGTAGACCATGCACGTTTGGCCCAGCGGCAAGAAGCCCCCGTGGTCACGTGGCTGGGCCATGTGAGTATCTTGCTGCAAGTGGCCGGGCTCAATGTGTTGATGGACCCCACCTTGGCCGACTACGCAGGCCCCATGGGCCGGGTGGGCGCTCCGCGCCGTGTACCGGCACCGCTGAGCCCTGAGCAACTGCCACTCATTGACGTAGTGCTCATCTCGCACAACCACTACGACCACCTGTGCGATGCCAGCATAGGCCGCTTGATGGCATCCGGCCAACGTCCGCGCTTTGTGGTGCCTCTGGGTTTGAAGGCCTGGTTTGACCGCCGCAACATCGAGAACGTGACCGAGCTGGACTGGTGGGGCAGCGTGCCGCTGTCGGACACTGTGCGTGTGCACTTTACGCCGGCGCAGCACTGGAGCCGCCGCACGCCATGGGACACCAATGCCTCGCTGTGGGGCGGCTATATGCTGGAGTGGACGCAGCCCTCGCAGGCCGCATGGCGGTTTTTGTTTCCCGGTGACACGGGTTATAGCCAAGACTTCAAGACCATTCGCCAGCGCCTAGGTGCCGTGGACTTTTTGGCGCTGCCCATTGGTGCCTATTTGCCGCGCGACTTCATGAAGTCCATGCACGTGAACCCCGAGGACGCGGTGCAGATGATGTTGGACCTAGAGGCCAAGCAATGCATGGGCGTGCACTGGGGCACTTTTATGCTGACGCAAGAAGCGTTTGACCACCCGCCGCGCGACTTGGCTGCCGCTTTGAAGGCGCACGGCCTGCCGCTGGAGCGGGTGTGGCTGCTGCGCCACGGCGAAACCCGAGCAATTAGCCTAGCAGCTTGA
- a CDS encoding MAPEG family protein → MTALQALLGFTAWTVLLITIVFLYRGVRFLGGTAINHWPRRNKPSDDAGLVTRMEDAHANCLENLPVFAAIVLGAAAMNKLDVIAPVAAWVLYARVGQSLVHLVGVGPLHVLVRATLWSVQLGLFIWMLVKLLG, encoded by the coding sequence ATGACTGCTTTACAAGCCTTGCTGGGATTCACCGCGTGGACGGTGCTGCTGATCACCATTGTGTTTCTCTACCGTGGCGTGCGATTTTTGGGTGGTACCGCCATTAACCACTGGCCACGCCGTAACAAGCCTAGTGACGATGCAGGCTTGGTCACCCGCATGGAAGACGCGCACGCCAACTGCCTAGAAAACCTGCCGGTGTTTGCCGCCATCGTGCTGGGCGCAGCGGCTATGAACAAGCTGGACGTGATTGCACCGGTAGCCGCATGGGTACTGTATGCACGGGTGGGCCAAAGCTTGGTGCACCTCGTAGGCGTAGGCCCACTGCATGTGCTGGTGCGCGCCACGCTGTGGAGTGTTCAGCTGGGGCTGTTTATCTGGATGCTGGTCAAGCTGCTAGGCTAA
- a CDS encoding YciI family protein has protein sequence MFLVELTYIQPLSMVDALVPEHIDFLNRFYASGHFLLSGRKEPRTGGLILCKADSLAEVNAILAQDPFAREKLAQYSVTEFLPSKAAPSLQSLL, from the coding sequence ATGTTTCTAGTTGAACTCACCTATATCCAGCCCTTGTCGATGGTGGACGCTTTGGTGCCTGAGCACATCGACTTTTTGAACCGCTTTTATGCCTCAGGGCACTTTTTGCTGTCAGGCCGCAAGGAGCCCCGCACGGGAGGCCTCATTCTTTGCAAAGCTGACTCACTCGCAGAGGTCAACGCCATCCTTGCCCAAGACCCTTTTGCCCGCGAGAAGCTTGCTCAATACAGCGTTACGGAGTTTTTGCCCTCGAAAGCCGCGCCCAGTTTGCAGTCCCTGCTTTAG
- a CDS encoding glutaminase: protein MTETPRPTDSHLHDVLQQIANEAQDLFGRGEVANYIPALAEVPARRFGMALAMVDGSSYTVGDAHTPFSLQSITKLFTFVLALKAVGEDLWTRVGREPSGAAFNSMVQLESERGIPRNPFINAGALVVTDILTSRYAHMDLAMLGALRRLTDDPALTWNVRIAKSERDTAHRNMALAYFMKSYGNFHNPPELVLDNYCRQCATEMTCTQLAQATMFLANGGVDLAKGSQPGEHVLSADAARRVNALMLTCGAYDASGDFAYRIGLPIKTGVGGGIVAIAPGRGTISVWSPELDAKGNSVLGAFALERLVQLTGWNHD from the coding sequence ATGACTGAGACGCCCCGCCCCACAGATAGCCATCTGCACGATGTGCTCCAGCAAATTGCCAACGAGGCTCAAGACCTGTTTGGGCGCGGTGAGGTAGCCAACTACATCCCCGCCTTGGCTGAGGTGCCTGCACGGCGCTTTGGCATGGCTTTGGCGATGGTGGATGGCAGCAGCTACACAGTGGGCGATGCGCACACCCCGTTTTCTCTACAAAGCATTACCAAGCTCTTCACCTTTGTGTTGGCGCTCAAGGCGGTGGGTGAAGACTTGTGGACGCGTGTGGGGCGCGAACCTTCAGGGGCGGCGTTCAACTCCATGGTGCAGCTCGAATCGGAGCGGGGCATTCCACGCAACCCGTTTATCAATGCGGGAGCGCTGGTGGTGACCGATATTTTGACCAGCCGCTACGCCCATATGGACTTGGCCATGCTGGGTGCGTTGCGCAGGCTCACTGATGACCCCGCGCTGACTTGGAATGTGCGTATTGCAAAATCAGAGCGCGACACAGCCCACCGCAACATGGCGCTAGCGTACTTCATGAAGAGCTACGGCAATTTTCATAACCCGCCGGAGCTGGTGCTGGACAACTACTGCCGCCAGTGCGCCACCGAAATGACCTGCACCCAGCTGGCACAAGCCACCATGTTCTTGGCCAATGGGGGTGTGGACTTGGCCAAAGGCAGCCAGCCGGGCGAACACGTGTTGAGTGCCGACGCCGCGCGCCGTGTGAACGCGCTCATGCTGACCTGCGGTGCCTACGATGCGTCTGGCGACTTTGCCTACCGCATTGGCCTGCCCATCAAAACCGGGGTGGGTGGTGGCATTGTGGCCATTGCACCGGGGCGCGGCACCATCAGCGTGTGGTCCCCCGAGCTAGACGCCAAGGGCAACTCGGTGCTGGGAGCCTTTGCACTAGAACGCTTGGTGCAACTCACCGGTTGGAACCACGACTAA
- a CDS encoding sensor histidine kinase, with translation MRLIRNVRRLPLRDVLTLATVFLVSSVFVVAWAFSQWTAAIEDGKNRFRGQTIGFFTNYYAEIHRSLSRGQMLWLALNDDGQSVNRSSFANFCAQLGYDGFAAGVELVVLEGASAGRYRCGVQGHSPLLPQDSQTRALLLRNFAKGSLIDPASSTAAVAGEAPHLEWVSPIGMADAAGKVQLTGYIRLRYRLQQALDRAMQDQPTHAEYALDVGNALNEGDERRDAYPPKPMLQSAQWPPGQFSARTLGAGQLVPQWFTFYDNVDYPMGDGKVYRLTLFQRSPVLTWLEWPAAGTLSIVLGCVLVLLITGMSYALLFARMRMRRTVELRTLRLKRRSQALQHARHEQGLLEAALLDTTEREKLRLGAELHDGAGQSLTGARLLADSLALTLHPVPPLLTALQKSLQTAINAVREGARGLTPAPLLEDGLEPALAALARQYDNSSVRVELQSHAPLTALDPESKLHIYRIAQEAINNAVRHGGARKVTLTLGGAQLLQVEDDGQGFEPEGVKTGVGLRSQQMRAGLMGRKLVLRSQPGAGSVVCLQ, from the coding sequence ATGCGCTTGATTCGCAATGTGCGTCGGCTGCCTCTGCGCGACGTGCTCACCCTTGCTACTGTTTTCTTGGTCTCCAGTGTGTTTGTGGTGGCGTGGGCGTTTTCCCAATGGACGGCGGCTATTGAAGATGGCAAGAACCGCTTTCGCGGGCAAACCATTGGTTTCTTCACCAACTACTACGCCGAGATTCACCGCTCCTTGTCGCGTGGGCAGATGCTGTGGCTGGCGCTCAACGACGATGGGCAAAGCGTCAACCGCAGCAGCTTTGCCAACTTTTGTGCGCAGCTTGGCTACGACGGCTTTGCCGCAGGCGTAGAACTGGTGGTGCTAGAAGGGGCCAGCGCAGGGCGCTACCGCTGCGGCGTTCAAGGGCATAGCCCGCTGTTGCCCCAAGACAGTCAGACCCGTGCGCTGCTTTTGCGCAACTTCGCCAAGGGCTCGCTGATTGACCCAGCGAGCAGCACCGCCGCGGTGGCAGGGGAGGCTCCGCACTTGGAGTGGGTGTCGCCCATCGGTATGGCAGATGCGGCAGGCAAGGTCCAATTGACGGGCTACATTCGCCTGCGCTACCGCTTGCAGCAGGCGCTAGACCGCGCCATGCAAGACCAACCTACGCATGCGGAATATGCGCTGGACGTGGGCAATGCACTCAACGAGGGCGATGAGCGCCGGGACGCCTACCCGCCCAAGCCCATGCTGCAGTCCGCCCAATGGCCACCGGGGCAGTTTTCCGCGCGCACCCTAGGTGCGGGGCAGTTGGTGCCGCAATGGTTTACTTTCTATGACAACGTGGACTACCCCATGGGGGACGGCAAGGTGTACCGTCTCACCCTGTTTCAACGCAGTCCCGTGCTCACTTGGCTGGAGTGGCCTGCGGCGGGCACCTTGTCCATTGTGCTGGGCTGCGTGCTGGTGTTGCTGATCACTGGGATGAGCTACGCGCTGCTGTTTGCCCGCATGCGCATGCGCCGAACGGTGGAACTGCGCACCTTGCGTCTCAAGCGCCGCAGCCAAGCACTGCAGCACGCGCGCCACGAGCAGGGCTTGTTGGAGGCTGCGCTCTTAGACACCACTGAGCGCGAAAAACTGCGCCTCGGGGCGGAGTTGCACGACGGGGCAGGCCAGTCCTTAACCGGGGCGCGGCTCTTGGCCGACAGCTTGGCGCTCACGCTGCATCCCGTGCCACCACTGCTCACGGCGCTGCAAAAGAGCTTGCAAACCGCCATCAACGCAGTGCGTGAAGGTGCGCGTGGCCTCACACCCGCCCCCTTGCTGGAAGACGGCTTAGAGCCCGCCTTGGCGGCGCTGGCCCGACAGTACGACAACAGTTCGGTGCGCGTGGAGTTGCAGTCGCACGCCCCCTTGACTGCCTTGGACCCTGAATCCAAGTTGCACATCTACCGCATCGCGCAAGAAGCGATCAACAACGCCGTACGCCACGGCGGAGCGCGCAAGGTCACGCTCACGCTGGGGGGAGCCCAGTTGCTCCAAGTGGAAGACGATGGCCAAGGTTTTGAGCCCGAGGGCGTGAAGACCGGCGTGGGTTTGCGCTCGCAGCAAATGCGTGCGGGCCTGATGGGGCGCAAGCTGGTCTTGCGGTCGCAGCCCGGTGCCGGCAGTGTGGTGTGCTTGCAATGA
- a CDS encoding response regulator transcription factor, with amino-acid sequence MNAAFHSILLVDDHPIVRMGLVALLAAHCPQAPVREAGTLDEARQAVAAGAPQLTLLDINLGQGNGLTLLPLLRQVGSKVLVLSIRDELSTVEAALAAGAHGYLVKDAAGAELASALTEIAEGRHYVPASLAQKLAWRKGPMGVQGVDSLSPRELEVLLLVAQGLGKSEMSQRLGISPNTVETHRQKLRVKLGLDNQHELLKFALAHCGLQSVG; translated from the coding sequence ATGAACGCAGCTTTTCACTCCATCTTGCTGGTCGACGACCACCCCATCGTGCGTATGGGCTTGGTGGCCTTATTGGCAGCACACTGCCCACAGGCCCCAGTGCGCGAGGCCGGCACGCTGGACGAGGCGCGCCAAGCCGTCGCCGCGGGTGCACCGCAGCTCACCCTCTTAGACATCAACCTAGGGCAAGGCAATGGCTTGACGCTGCTGCCGCTCTTACGACAAGTGGGGAGCAAGGTGTTGGTGCTGTCGATTCGCGACGAGCTCAGCACCGTAGAAGCGGCCTTGGCTGCTGGTGCCCATGGCTACTTGGTCAAAGACGCTGCCGGCGCGGAGCTGGCTAGCGCGCTCACTGAAATCGCCGAAGGCCGCCATTACGTACCTGCAAGCTTGGCTCAAAAACTGGCATGGCGCAAAGGCCCCATGGGTGTGCAGGGGGTGGATAGCTTGAGCCCGCGTGAGCTTGAAGTCTTGCTGCTGGTGGCCCAAGGCCTTGGTAAATCGGAAATGTCTCAGCGGCTAGGCATTAGCCCCAACACGGTGGAGACCCACCGCCAAAAACTGCGCGTCAAGCTCGGGCTGGATAACCAGCACGAATTGTTGAAGTTCGCTTTGGCGCACTGTGGTCTGCAATCAGTAGGCTAA